The genomic stretch CTTCTCACTTATATGACATGATGAATTTAAAGAAAGGGCACATCAAAGTCGGCCTCCCGCCACTCATTGGCGCTCTCTACTTTCCTAGTATCTTAAAAGGGTTCCAAGAACTCTATCCTGATATTACGATCGAACTAATGGAGCATGGAGCCAACATTGCGCAACAAAAAATCCTCGACGGTGAATTGGATTTTGCAGTTGGACTTTTGCCTGTCGATGAAACAAAATTCGAAACTCTTCCTTTCAAAAAGGAAGAATTAATGCTGTTTGTGCACAGTTCACATCCATTCGCAGAAAAAAATTCGGTCTCAATTAGCGAGTTACGAAATGAGCGAATCATCCTATTTAGTGAAGACTTCATGTTACATGACCAGATGATTGAACAGTGTCGTCAGGCGGGATTTGAACCTCACATTTCTTACGTGAGCTCTCAATGGGACTTTATCAGCGATATGGTTAGTCACAATCTCGGCGTCACCTTTTTCCCTAAATCCATTCTTACTAAAATCAACCAAAACAACGTGGTCTCCATTCCACTCATAAATCCAGAGATCCCATGGGACCTTGGCATTATTCTAAGAAAAGAAAAGTACATTTCTTATGCTTCCCGTGCATTTATTAACTATATTAAGTCTGCAATCTAACCAGCATAATCTCGAGGTAAAGACACAAGTAGCATTAAAATGATTAACACAACAAGTCGTCCATGTGGGCGGCTTGTTTTATTGTTGATATAAAAATCAGAAAATTAAAAATTAGTACTATCCATATGTTTGAAGGTCATGTATTATATATCTAAATGATATACATCAAAAAGATACAGGAAGTGAAGAAGTGGAAAAACAAATACATACAAAGTACGCGATTCTCGGCTTATTAACAATCGGTTGCCAAACGGGGTATTCAATGAAAAAAATGATGGATGGAAGTTTAAATCATTTCTGGAAAATCAGCTATGGACAAATTTACCCTACACTTAAAAGTCTACTTGAGGAAGAACTGATAACTGTTCAGGAAGAGAGTGAGTCTGGAAGACCTGATAAAAAGAAATATGAATTAACCTCATTAGGTTGGCAGGCTCTTTACAATTGGATGGAAACTCCTATTGGAGAACTTGGAGTAGAAAAGAATGAGTTGTTGCTTAAACTTTTTTTCAGCCATCACCAGAACAATGAAACAACTTTAAAACAATTGAATCACTACAAATTAAAACTGCTTGAACGTTTGAATACTTATCAGGCGATCGATGAAATGATACGAGAAACGTATGGCGATCAAGAAGATGCGAAATTCTGGCTGTTAACATTAGATTATGGGATAAGGACAACGCAAGCAGCTAGTGAATGGGCTGACGAAGCCAAACTGAAACTCACTCTAAGGAGGGAATAGGCATATGGCGAATCAAGTTTTTACCGGACGCTACACGGTGGATAAAGGACAGGACGTTGTAGTATTTCTCATTGGGATGCGAATCAATCAATGGTGGGCTGTGCATAAATGGCTTCCTGTTTTCCTTGCGATGCCTGGCATGATTCGTGAGCTTAGCATCAATAAACAGTTAGGATGTCTCTCCATGGAAAATTTCTTTAGCTTTCGGACAACTCTACTCCTTCAATACTGGCGTTCAGCAGAAGACCTTCGTCAATACGCTCATGGTAAAGCCCACTTAAAGGCATGGAAAAACTTTAATCAAAAGATTGGAAACAACCGTGCTGTCGGCATCTACCATGAAACATACGTCCTTTCGAGCTCTCACTACGAAAGTCTCTATGGCAATATGCCTGCTTTTGGATTAGGGAAGGCGATCGGACATATCGAGGTTACTTCTCAAGCTGATTCTTTTAATAAACGTCTTCATGGAACGCTTACTGAAAAGGCGAACAAACACTAAAAAAGCCCGGATCGTGAAAATTCACGTTTCTGGGCTTCTTTATTGAGATGATTTTTTGCAAATAAAAAACCACCAAATATGTATTTGGTGGAGACGGTGGGAGTCGAACCCACGTCCAGAAGTATCGGCACTTAAGCTTCTACGAGTGTAGTCGTTATATTAGTGTTTCACTACAATTCAGCCCAACGACAGGCTTCCTTGTAGCTAGTCTGATTAATCTCTTCCAACTTTCCTCAGACGGTGGATTGTTGGCGTATCCCACTTAAGTTGAGTCCCTTACCCTACCACATGGGCGATGGAGGGAGGAACCGCAAAACAGCTTACGCTGCTAGTGCGAAGTTGTTGTTTTCTTTGCCAGTTATAGGCAT from Bacillus sp. Cs-700 encodes the following:
- a CDS encoding LysR family transcriptional regulator; the protein is MDIKQLAYFVEVAKQKSFTKASHSLYISQPTLSKMVKSLEAELDVELLDRSARSSELTDAGKIVYLQGEKILNMVDDLSSHLYDMMNLKKGHIKVGLPPLIGALYFPSILKGFQELYPDITIELMEHGANIAQQKILDGELDFAVGLLPVDETKFETLPFKKEELMLFVHSSHPFAEKNSVSISELRNERIILFSEDFMLHDQMIEQCRQAGFEPHISYVSSQWDFISDMVSHNLGVTFFPKSILTKINQNNVVSIPLINPEIPWDLGIILRKEKYISYASRAFINYIKSAI
- a CDS encoding PadR family transcriptional regulator, with protein sequence MEKQIHTKYAILGLLTIGCQTGYSMKKMMDGSLNHFWKISYGQIYPTLKSLLEEELITVQEESESGRPDKKKYELTSLGWQALYNWMETPIGELGVEKNELLLKLFFSHHQNNETTLKQLNHYKLKLLERLNTYQAIDEMIRETYGDQEDAKFWLLTLDYGIRTTQAASEWADEAKLKLTLRRE
- a CDS encoding DUF4188 domain-containing protein, with protein sequence MANQVFTGRYTVDKGQDVVVFLIGMRINQWWAVHKWLPVFLAMPGMIRELSINKQLGCLSMENFFSFRTTLLLQYWRSAEDLRQYAHGKAHLKAWKNFNQKIGNNRAVGIYHETYVLSSSHYESLYGNMPAFGLGKAIGHIEVTSQADSFNKRLHGTLTEKANKH